Proteins from a single region of Sphaerochaeta globosa str. Buddy:
- a CDS encoding PHP domain-containing protein, giving the protein MVEKAFVAQQGIWLKGNLHSHSTVSDGNLHPASVIRAYADKGYDFLSLTDHNVYTQYEDYQNLLMIPGFELTCYLNQKRVHLNFIQRISSTRFAYGQQFDITTPEQTIALIEELKNEYWIMLNHPDWSLLEYRDIENFNCFSALEVLNYGTERYDRVGESSHFWDTCLRHGKRWPAVATDDNHNGYVHSDGWPFGHPENDSFGGYVMVKSASKSQKDILAALDNGQYYATGGPIIHDFHVSGEYVSVTCSPVDRIIFKGENRNFVRKLGKDITEFSAILRGNKEFVRVECIDQYGRIAFSNPLYLS; this is encoded by the coding sequence ATGGTGGAGAAAGCATTTGTGGCACAGCAAGGAATCTGGCTGAAAGGAAACCTGCACAGTCATTCAACGGTCTCCGATGGGAATTTACATCCGGCGTCGGTGATCAGGGCATATGCAGATAAAGGCTATGACTTTCTCAGTTTGACGGACCACAACGTCTATACTCAGTACGAAGACTACCAGAACCTGTTGATGATTCCAGGCTTTGAGCTGACCTGCTACCTCAACCAGAAGAGAGTTCATCTCAATTTCATCCAACGCATATCCTCTACACGGTTTGCTTACGGCCAGCAGTTCGACATCACCACACCTGAACAAACTATAGCCCTCATTGAGGAGCTCAAGAATGAGTATTGGATCATGCTCAACCACCCCGATTGGTCCTTGCTGGAGTATCGTGATATTGAGAATTTTAATTGCTTCTCAGCCTTGGAGGTTCTCAACTACGGCACTGAAAGGTATGACCGGGTGGGGGAGAGTTCACACTTCTGGGATACCTGTCTCAGGCATGGCAAGCGGTGGCCTGCGGTTGCCACCGACGATAATCACAACGGCTATGTGCACAGTGATGGCTGGCCGTTTGGGCATCCGGAGAATGACAGCTTCGGAGGTTATGTGATGGTCAAGTCAGCTTCCAAGAGCCAAAAAGACATTCTTGCTGCTCTCGACAACGGGCAATACTATGCGACCGGGGGACCGATAATCCACGATTTCCACGTTTCAGGCGAATATGTGTCAGTGACTTGCTCGCCAGTGGACCGCATCATCTTCAAGGGTGAGAACAGGAACTTTGTTCGCAAACTTGGCAAGGATATCACCGAGTTTAGCGCCATCCTTCGGGGCAACAAGGAGTTTGTAAGGGTTGAGTGCATTGACCAGTATGGTCGTATTGCCTTCAGTAATCCTCTCTATCTTTCGTAA
- a CDS encoding haloacid dehalogenase-like hydrolase yields MLDVQLLCREGEGPVLFDMDGTLFAGDLGETSFFLLLAAELLQKEPQAIKEADISLLAQAQTGRVPEILASYGSAVKQGRMDRAYQITSDYVQDLPYDTVFHACKQAFDAFSGSPVVFSFDGVAHRLYVKKEAHMLAILQTCLQAKRDVFLVSASPLAVVNSFCELFSFSGLTCLAADGLHILPYGQGKVERLNEAGLKAAAIAFGNSIGDTQMLQMARYGVFRHPGDDHDLLDLAIRMHWILFP; encoded by the coding sequence ATGCTGGATGTACAATTGTTGTGCCGTGAAGGCGAGGGACCTGTTCTCTTTGATATGGATGGTACATTGTTTGCCGGGGACCTTGGGGAGACTTCATTTTTCCTGTTGCTTGCCGCAGAGTTACTGCAAAAGGAGCCTCAGGCTATCAAAGAGGCCGACATTTCCTTGCTTGCACAAGCCCAAACTGGTCGAGTACCTGAGATTCTTGCCTCCTATGGTAGTGCTGTAAAGCAAGGCCGGATGGACAGGGCATATCAAATCACCAGCGATTATGTGCAGGATCTTCCGTATGATACGGTCTTTCATGCTTGTAAGCAGGCTTTTGATGCCTTCAGTGGAAGTCCTGTTGTTTTCAGCTTCGATGGGGTTGCACATCGGCTGTATGTAAAGAAGGAAGCTCACATGCTTGCCATCCTCCAAACCTGTCTCCAAGCGAAGAGGGATGTCTTTCTTGTGTCGGCGAGTCCCTTGGCGGTGGTGAACTCTTTTTGTGAACTCTTCTCGTTTTCAGGTCTTACCTGTCTGGCAGCCGATGGCTTGCACATCCTGCCATATGGACAGGGCAAGGTCGAACGCCTTAACGAAGCAGGCTTGAAGGCTGCTGCTATCGCATTCGGCAATAGCATCGGTGATACGCAAATGCTGCAGATGGCTAGGTACGGGGTTTTTAGGCATCCGGGTGATGACCATGACCTCCTTGATCTGGCAATCCGCATGCATTGGATACTTTTTCCCTAA
- a CDS encoding MATE family efflux transporter — protein MGTHSKLMTTGSIQRNLLSFAIPLFLGNLFQQLYHTADSLVVGNFVGKESLAAISSIGSLTMLMIGLVQGIFVGAGVVISKAFGEGDKAAVQKAVHTTVALGLAGSVLLTLLGYYFAPLILIWMQTPASVFDDAQLYIRIYFLGVSSLILYNTASGILQAVGDSRHPLYFLIISAIINIVLDLVFVAVFDMGIAGTAYATIIAQGVSAMLSFRLLFNTSDIIKVRLSHIRFHKGFIGPILRLGVPSGIQNSVTSFANVILQSSINLFGPSAMAGNGAFMRIQGFAFIPITAFALALTTFTGQNLGAGEYERVRKGARFGVVFAMILAETIGALMYFGSEPLIALFSRDPEVLAFGVQKSQIASLFLWSLALSHAMTGIFRGAGKSIVPMSVMLAVWCIFRIIFIQVGLAIIMDIRVVYWAYPVTWTISAILFVLYYFLVDWMGQTK, from the coding sequence ATGGGAACGCATTCAAAACTCATGACCACCGGCTCCATTCAAAGGAATCTACTCTCCTTTGCGATCCCCCTCTTTTTGGGAAATCTTTTTCAGCAACTCTACCACACCGCCGATTCCCTGGTGGTGGGGAACTTTGTCGGTAAGGAGTCGTTGGCTGCCATCTCATCCATCGGTTCACTGACCATGCTCATGATCGGACTCGTTCAGGGTATTTTTGTGGGAGCCGGGGTTGTCATATCCAAAGCATTCGGGGAAGGTGATAAGGCTGCTGTGCAAAAAGCCGTCCATACCACCGTCGCACTCGGACTTGCAGGCAGCGTCCTTCTCACGTTGCTCGGGTACTACTTTGCTCCCCTCATTCTTATTTGGATGCAAACACCTGCCAGTGTTTTTGACGATGCCCAGCTCTATATACGCATCTATTTTTTGGGAGTGAGCTCGCTCATCCTCTACAACACCGCCAGCGGCATTCTCCAAGCAGTGGGAGATAGCAGGCATCCCCTGTACTTTCTCATCATTTCGGCAATAATCAACATTGTGCTGGATTTAGTGTTTGTTGCAGTATTTGACATGGGAATTGCAGGAACCGCCTATGCAACAATCATCGCCCAAGGGGTGAGCGCAATGCTCAGTTTCCGCCTGCTCTTCAACACAAGCGATATCATCAAGGTCAGACTCTCTCATATCCGTTTTCATAAGGGTTTCATTGGTCCCATCCTCAGGTTGGGAGTGCCTTCAGGTATCCAGAACTCGGTCACAAGCTTTGCAAACGTCATTCTTCAGTCCTCGATCAACCTCTTCGGACCATCGGCCATGGCCGGCAACGGAGCGTTCATGCGCATCCAAGGCTTTGCATTCATACCCATCACCGCCTTCGCCCTCGCCCTGACCACCTTCACGGGGCAAAACCTAGGAGCAGGTGAATACGAGCGAGTCCGCAAGGGAGCTCGTTTTGGCGTAGTCTTTGCCATGATCCTTGCTGAAACCATCGGGGCTTTGATGTACTTCGGTTCCGAGCCACTCATAGCCCTTTTCAGCCGTGATCCGGAGGTCCTCGCCTTCGGGGTGCAGAAATCACAGATTGCGAGTCTGTTCCTTTGGTCTCTCGCCCTCAGCCATGCGATGACAGGAATCTTCCGGGGGGCGGGCAAGTCCATCGTCCCGATGAGTGTCATGCTTGCTGTGTGGTGTATTTTCCGCATTATCTTCATCCAGGTGGGACTTGCCATCATCATGGATATCCGCGTCGTATACTGGGCTTATCCGGTTACCTGGACGATCAGCGCAATACTATTTGTCCTCTATTACTTTCTGGTCGACTGGATGGGCCAAACAAAGTAA
- a CDS encoding KDPG and KHG aldolase: MDKTTFTLSKLRCIPMVKQYTQEHAVKLTNAFLDSGIRAINVSQQGKDGLSLLATFAKEESLLVGAGNVQTYEQAVNALQAGAAFVFSPLFDERMIDLCLSRSVPIYPVTTQANLATLHQLKVLGCYPVEELGGLAFMERIALEGDFSFFVAGHIEESMMNHYLEHPRVLGMTGSWMFKDADNFKAVTEALIRTKQYWLS, encoded by the coding sequence ATGGACAAGACTACCTTCACCCTCTCCAAACTTCGCTGCATCCCCATGGTAAAGCAGTATACTCAAGAACATGCTGTGAAGCTTACCAACGCTTTTCTTGACAGCGGCATCCGAGCCATCAATGTCAGCCAACAAGGAAAAGACGGCCTTTCCCTGCTCGCCACCTTTGCCAAGGAGGAGTCCCTTTTGGTAGGAGCTGGCAATGTCCAGACATATGAGCAGGCGGTGAACGCTCTCCAAGCAGGAGCGGCCTTTGTATTCTCCCCTCTCTTTGACGAGCGTATGATTGATTTGTGCCTCAGTCGTTCCGTTCCCATCTATCCGGTCACCACACAAGCGAATCTGGCAACACTGCATCAGCTGAAAGTCCTTGGCTGTTACCCGGTCGAGGAACTGGGAGGGCTGGCTTTCATGGAAAGAATTGCTTTGGAAGGAGACTTTTCCTTCTTTGTTGCCGGACATATTGAAGAGTCGATGATGAATCACTACCTGGAGCACCCCCGTGTCCTGGGCATGACCGGCAGCTGGATGTTCAAGGATGCGGACAACTTCAAAGCAGTTACCGAGGCTCTGATTCGCACCAAGCAGTATTGGCTTTCATAA
- a CDS encoding DUF523 domain-containing protein, translating to MKKPPLLISACLAGKNCRYDASSATLSCLAELREHYELIEVCPEQLGGLLTPRPCTELVKERVLTKDALDFTEQFLSGAKKALLIAQLQACNIALLMERSPSCGSHTVYDGTFSGTLIEGEGVFAHLLRQMGFAIYTAQTIEVLMKANTAWCESEPR from the coding sequence ATGAAAAAGCCGCCTCTTTTGATCAGTGCCTGTCTTGCAGGCAAAAACTGCCGCTACGATGCAAGTTCGGCAACCCTAAGCTGCCTTGCTGAACTTAGGGAGCACTATGAACTTATTGAGGTCTGTCCCGAGCAATTGGGAGGACTTCTGACACCCCGTCCTTGCACAGAGTTGGTAAAGGAAAGAGTGTTGACGAAAGATGCTTTGGATTTTACCGAGCAGTTCCTTTCCGGCGCAAAGAAAGCACTGCTCATTGCTCAACTGCAAGCATGCAACATAGCACTCTTGATGGAGCGTAGCCCTTCCTGTGGCTCGCATACCGTCTATGATGGGACGTTCAGCGGCACCTTGATCGAAGGCGAAGGGGTGTTTGCCCATCTGCTTCGTCAGATGGGTTTTGCCATCTACACAGCCCAAACCATCGAGGTGCTTATGAAAGCCAATACTGCTTGGTGCGAATCAGAGCCTCGGTAA
- a CDS encoding effector binding domain-containing protein — protein MNGYDTLVETLSRFEHSLASLKPITTVGELAKESGYSVHHFSRLFFSHTSLHVKEYLQGRLLTSIFEQAATDNAPFATLAALYGFRDYETFYRACKTRWDKNPTQIREQGLAEEQKQQRIYPQRKEPTITLVGELVQKEAINLCGLSFFVGPETKTFHTIWAQFSRYEHLIEHTLEEGTTYQYSSWADEPMPGMSVLCAKAIEEAWLEEELFTIRKVPPATYVRFVHTQDVMLIQEAYQYIYGTYFARSPLQPLGNWEFQRYPQGRSEIEIYIPVRTGTPLPS, from the coding sequence ATGAATGGGTATGACACTTTAGTTGAGACGCTTTCACGTTTCGAACATAGTCTGGCTTCCCTCAAGCCGATCACCACGGTAGGCGAACTGGCAAAAGAAAGCGGCTACAGTGTCCATCACTTTTCCCGCCTCTTCTTCTCCCATACCTCGCTTCACGTGAAGGAGTACCTGCAGGGCAGATTGCTTACCTCAATTTTTGAGCAGGCAGCAACCGACAATGCTCCGTTTGCAACGCTTGCTGCTCTATATGGCTTTCGTGACTACGAAACATTCTATCGTGCATGCAAGACCCGTTGGGACAAGAATCCCACCCAAATACGGGAGCAAGGGCTGGCAGAAGAGCAAAAGCAGCAGAGAATCTATCCACAAAGAAAAGAGCCAACAATCACCTTGGTCGGCGAGTTGGTACAGAAAGAGGCTATCAATCTCTGCGGGCTAAGCTTTTTCGTCGGCCCGGAAACAAAAACCTTTCATACCATCTGGGCGCAATTCAGTAGGTATGAGCACCTGATCGAGCATACTCTGGAAGAGGGGACGACCTATCAGTACAGCTCATGGGCAGATGAACCAATGCCGGGCATGAGTGTGCTCTGCGCAAAAGCCATAGAAGAAGCTTGGCTGGAGGAGGAACTCTTCACTATCCGAAAAGTTCCCCCCGCCACCTACGTTCGTTTTGTGCATACCCAGGATGTCATGCTCATACAAGAAGCCTACCAGTACATCTACGGAACCTATTTTGCCCGGAGCCCGTTGCAGCCTCTGGGCAATTGGGAGTTCCAGCGGTACCCCCAAGGTCGATCGGAAATTGAAATCTACATTCCCGTCAGAACAGGAACTCCTCTTCCCAGTTGA
- a CDS encoding TrmO family methyltransferase domain-containing protein — MEITCTAIGRVHTQKGFQLQLEEPYKNGLTALEGFGHVLVIWYADQLGNAGSALTLIPKPYAKGPEQLGVFATRSPYRPNSLCISIAEVVKVDVKQGVLELGYIDALEGTAVLDIKPYHGSEDRVREYKTPSWCAHWPLWIEDSEHFNWEEEFLF; from the coding sequence ATGGAAATTACCTGTACCGCAATTGGAAGGGTGCATACCCAAAAAGGCTTTCAACTTCAACTCGAGGAGCCCTACAAAAACGGCCTGACCGCCTTGGAAGGCTTTGGCCATGTACTGGTCATCTGGTATGCCGACCAGCTGGGAAATGCCGGTTCTGCCCTGACGCTCATACCCAAACCCTATGCAAAGGGACCCGAACAGCTGGGAGTTTTTGCCACCCGCTCCCCGTATCGCCCCAACTCATTGTGCATCAGCATCGCCGAAGTAGTGAAAGTCGATGTGAAACAGGGTGTTCTGGAGCTTGGGTACATTGACGCATTGGAAGGGACGGCTGTCCTGGATATCAAGCCGTATCACGGCAGTGAGGATCGCGTGCGTGAGTACAAGACTCCCTCTTGGTGTGCCCATTGGCCTTTGTGGATCGAGGACAGCGAGCATTTCAACTGGGAAGAGGAGTTCCTGTTCTGA